A stretch of DNA from Candidatus Afararchaeum irisae:
TCATGAGAACCGTCTCAGGCGGAAGAGGATAGTACTTCTTCGAGTGCTTCGAGTAAGACGGTGTTTTCCTCCGGAGTTCTGACGGCTACCCTTACGGTGTCTTCGAGACCCTCGAAGCTCGAACAGTCTCTCACGAGGACTCCGTTTTGGTGTCCGAGTAGCTCCTCGACTGCCTCCTCCGAAGACAGGGGTGAGACGTCGACGAGGAGGAAGTTGGTCGCCGACTCGGTGACTACCCTTTCCCCGAGTCTCTCGACGATCCTCTCTCGCTCCGACTCGATGGCTTCGACCGACTCCTCGACGTAGTCGGTGTGTCTCGCCGCCTCCTTTCCGACCTCCGCCGCGGCTGTGTTGACGTTCCACGCGGGTCTTGCCGCTTCGACGGCTTCGACTGTCTCGCCTCGTGCGACAACGTAGCCGAGACGTAGACCCGGAATACCGAACGACTTAGTGAGGCTGTGGACTGCGACGGCGTTCTCGGGTAGTTCGGGCGCGACGGACTCTCCGCGTGACAGGTCGATGAACGCCTCGTCGACTACGAGGTACGAGCCGCGGTCAGAGAGGGCTTCGGCGACTTCGAGAATCTCGTCTCTACGTGTCAGCTCGCCCGTTGGATTGTTGGGATTACAGACGAAGGCTACGTCGGGCTGGACTGAGACGACCGACTCGGTGTCTGGTGGTGTGCCGTATTCCACGACCTCGGCTCCGTGTAGACGTGCCTCCCTCGCGTACTCCGCAAAGCCGGGGGAGGGCACAGCTACGGTATCACCTTCGTCCACGACAACCGACGAGACGAGACGCAGTGCCTCCGCGGCACCGTTAGTCGGCACGACGTTGTCACGTGAGACCCCACACAGACGCGACAGCGACTCCCTCAGGTCGGAGTACGAGTCGTCGGGATACTCTCCGACCGAGTCGAAAGCCGACTCGTAGGCTTCTCGGAGTGCCTCGGGCGGAGGATACGGATTTATGTTGGCACTGAAGTCGATCACGTCCCCGTGGTGGCTCTTCTGTCCGCCGTGGAAAGCTCTTCCCTCCTCGATCAGGTCTTTCGTGTTCATGTTCATCTTCTGTTTATCCGTGGATGTCGGTGTTGTTGTCAGTGTCGTCTCGGATCATCTGTCTCGCCACCTCGGCGTCGTGGGCGGTGTTTACGTTGACAGCGAGACGTTCGTCGTCGGTAACGATACGTTTCTCACCGCCCTCCTCGCCTACTATGTTGAGACCCGTCGGAACCGTGCCGTCGTATACCTTAGAGTCGTCTACGTCGACCCCGACCGACTCACGGAGTCTGAGAGACGTAGCTACTGTCAACGACCTTCCGTCGTACTCCTCGAGGACGTCGTTAACGAGGTCGGGCTGAATAAGGGGAATGTCAGTCGTCACAGTCAGAACCGGCGTTCCGATCTCCTCGACGCAGTAGCCGAGGTCTTCGACGTATCCGTCTCCCGGTGTTGGTATCAGACGTATATCCTCGGACTCGAGGTAACGTCTTGTCTCGGGGGTATGTGGCGAGACGGCGACATAGATCCCGTCGAGACTCGAGGCTTCGAGTGACTCAACGACACGGTCGACCATCGGCTTTCCGCCTATACTCAGAAGAGGCTTCTCGACGTGTATGCCCGAACGTTCGAGACGAGTGCCTCTTCCGCCCGCCATCACAAGACAGTCGATACTAACACCCCCGCGAGGAGAGACGTGAGACGGACTACTTCGTTGGTCGCGCCGAAGACATCCCCCGAGACGCCCCCGAAAGCACGTCCCGAGAGCCAAGTCACGGATACTCCGGCTCCTAATCCCGCGAGTAGCGACGTTACACCGACAGTCTCCGAGGGGACGGCTGCGACGAGAACGGCTGCGAGGACGACTGAGACAGCCGCGTGCCACGGTGGTGTCGACTCGGTGTGGCGCGAGCCGTGTCCCTCGTGAGATGCCGTGGCGAGACAGATCTGTAACGAGACAGCCGTCTTCGCGGTGACCTCGGATACGAAGACGGCTGAGACAGCCGCAGGGAGACCGAGACCAGAGACTGAGGACGAGACTGCGTAGAGACCGACGGCATATACCGAGACAGCGAGGCTCCCTCCTATACCCGTGTCGAGATCCCTCATAGCCTCACGTCTCTCGCTCTCGGAGCCGTGTGCGGATAAGCCGTCGGCGAAGTCGGCGAGTCCGTCGGAGTGGTTTATGCCCTGTAATCCGAAGAGGGCTAATAAGTAGAGGAAGCCACCGACCTCGGGTGGTAGATCCGGATAGACCAGTCCGAGGACGGCTACCGACATCACGCCTCCGACCACACCTCCGACTACGGGAAAGACGAATCCGTTCGATGAGAACGCCTCGAAGTCTCTCTTAGACCTTCCGACGGGTATACGTGTCATCCAGCCGAGACCACCGAGGAACGCCCTTACTGTCTCTATAGTACCACGCCCCCTAATACGAGTGAGACTGACAGTAGGCTGACGACGACGACTCCTCCGAGCCAGACGGCTCTCACACCTTTCTCTACGTCCTCGACAGCGGGGTAGTCGGCGTCAGTCGCTCCGACGACGTAATGTTGGTTCTTCTCCAGACGTACCCCGAGACCCGCTCCGAGCGACGACATAGGGAGTCCCGAGTTGGGGGACGAGACCCTGTCAGTCTGTCTCAACGGAGAGGTCACAGCCTTTAGAGACGCTGTCGTGACCGCGAGGACGACGACTGAGAGACGTGCCGGCACGAAAGAGGCGACGTCGTCGGTACGTGCACTCACATATCCCGCTCTTCCCTCCGAGACGTATCCCACCATTGAGTCCGCCGTGTTTATGACCCTGTAACCCACGGCGGCTCCGACGCCGTACTCGACCCCTGCTAACGAGAAGACACCGAAGTAAAAGACGGGGGCGAGGAATCCGTCGACGAAGTTCTCCGAGAGGCTCTCGACGACAGCACTCCTTACCTCCCCGGGGGAGAGGTCGGAGGCGTCCCTTCCGGCGAGAGCACGCAGACGGTAACGTGCCTCATCGATGTCGTCGTCTGTGAGAGCCGTGACCTCGGTCGCCGTCTCGACGAACTCAGTGAGAGAGAACGTCGATGTCAGGAGGTAAGCTCCCAAGACGGCTGTGAGCCAAGACGGTGACACGGTCAGGACACCGACGGAGACGGCGACTGAGACACCGAGAGGTACCAGAAGGGTCGGAAGACCGTAGACCGACTCGAACCGCCAGTCACTCAGACGGTCTATGAGGATACCGACCCAGACCACAGGATGGAGCCTCTGACGTGGCTCTCCGAAGACAACGTCGAGGAAGAACGCGCCGAGGAGAATAGTGATAGTCATAGTGATAGTCATAGTCATCTCAGAATCTCCGTAGCCTCCGAGACTGTGCCGACGACGTAGTCGGGCTCATAACCATATTCGTATCCGTTTTCGTCGTCTCTCCCTTCGACGAGACACGTCGTGACGCCCGCTCTCTCGCCGCCTTCGACGTCGGCTTCTGTGTCACCTATATGAACCGCGTCGTCGGGTCTCACACCGAGTCTTCCGAGAGCCTCATCGAAGGGCTCGGGACTCGGTTTCCTGTGTCCTACCTCTACGCTCGAAACCCACGTGTCGAGGACTGTGTCGAGATCCGTCTCGTCCACCACCTTCTCGACGAGTCCCTCTACGCTCGCATTCGAGAC
This window harbors:
- the cobD gene encoding threonine-phosphate decarboxylase CobD; its protein translation is MNTKDLIEEGRAFHGGQKSHHGDVIDFSANINPYPPPEALREAYESAFDSVGEYPDDSYSDLRESLSRLCGVSRDNVVPTNGAAEALRLVSSVVVDEGDTVAVPSPGFAEYAREARLHGAEVVEYGTPPDTESVVSVQPDVAFVCNPNNPTGELTRRDEILEVAEALSDRGSYLVVDEAFIDLSRGESVAPELPENAVAVHSLTKSFGIPGLRLGYVVARGETVEAVEAARPAWNVNTAAAEVGKEAARHTDYVEESVEAIESERERIVERLGERVVTESATNFLLVDVSPLSSEEAVEELLGHQNGVLVRDCSSFEGLEDTVRVAVRTPEENTVLLEALEEVLSSSA
- the cbiB gene encoding adenosylcobinamide-phosphate synthase CbiB, which translates into the protein MTMTITMTITILLGAFFLDVVFGEPRQRLHPVVWVGILIDRLSDWRFESVYGLPTLLVPLGVSVAVSVGVLTVSPSWLTAVLGAYLLTSTFSLTEFVETATEVTALTDDDIDEARYRLRALAGRDASDLSPGEVRSAVVESLSENFVDGFLAPVFYFGVFSLAGVEYGVGAAVGYRVINTADSMVGYVSEGRAGYVSARTDDVASFVPARLSVVVLAVTTASLKAVTSPLRQTDRVSSPNSGLPMSSLGAGLGVRLEKNQHYVVGATDADYPAVEDVEKGVRAVWLGGVVVVSLLSVSLVLGGVVL
- a CDS encoding NTP transferase domain-containing protein, which translates into the protein MAGGRGTRLERSGIHVEKPLLSIGGKPMVDRVVESLEASSLDGIYVAVSPHTPETRRYLESEDIRLIPTPGDGYVEDLGYCVEEIGTPVLTVTTDIPLIQPDLVNDVLEEYDGRSLTVATSLRLRESVGVDVDDSKVYDGTVPTGLNIVGEEGGEKRIVTDDERLAVNVNTAHDAEVARQMIRDDTDNNTDIHG
- the cobS gene encoding adenosylcobinamide-GDP ribazoletransferase, which encodes MARRSRRRQPTVSLTRIRGRGTIETVRAFLGGLGWMTRIPVGRSKRDFEAFSSNGFVFPVVGGVVGGVMSVAVLGLVYPDLPPEVGGFLYLLALFGLQGINHSDGLADFADGLSAHGSESERREAMRDLDTGIGGSLAVSVYAVGLYAVSSSVSGLGLPAAVSAVFVSEVTAKTAVSLQICLATASHEGHGSRHTESTPPWHAAVSVVLAAVLVAAVPSETVGVTSLLAGLGAGVSVTWLSGRAFGGVSGDVFGATNEVVRLTSLLAGVLVSTVL
- a CDS encoding HAD family hydrolase, with product MRACLFDLFGTLVTVEADPFDSISESASSFGVSPDDFRREYVAVYDERRREVEVPLTDHVSETLSRLGCEVDRHEARRTVEEVFFDADLSPIDGALEAVEEASEVSRTAVVSNASVEGLVEKVVDETDLDTVLDTWVSSVEVGHRKPSPEPFDEALGRLGVRPDDAVHIGDTEADVEGGERAGVTTCLVEGRDDENGYEYGYEPDYVVGTVSEATEILR